The Mauremys mutica isolate MM-2020 ecotype Southern chromosome 1, ASM2049712v1, whole genome shotgun sequence genome has a segment encoding these proteins:
- the LOC123356024 gene encoding putative olfactory receptor 52P1: MASFNLTPSDPSTFILMGIPGLEAAHGWISIPFSMFYVIGLLGNVTVLYVVGKEQTLHKPMYLLICMLALTDISTSTSVVPKALCIFWFNLKDITMGGCLTQMFFLHAASVMHSAVLVTMAFDRYLAICNPLRYDTILINARIAKLGLVGLIRAVLFILPMPLLLSRQPFCANRIIPHTHCDHMAVAKMSCGDITANRTYGLVIALVVIGFDLMLIALSYGLIIRAVLRISSKKAHQKALNTCTAHICVILTSYTPSLFSFVTHRFGQGITPHIHIILANLYFLIPPLLNPIIYGVKTKELRDRVGKYTCKM; encoded by the coding sequence ATGGCATCTTtcaacctcaccccctctgacccttcaacattcatcctaatgggcatccctggcctggaagctgcccatggatggatttccatccctttctctatgtTCTATGTTATCGGCCTGTTGGGAAATGTCACTGTTCTCTATGTTGTAGGcaaagagcagaccctgcacaagccgatgtacctgctgATCTGCATGCTGGCGCTTACAGACATCAGCACGTCTACCTCCGTCGTGCCgaaggcactgtgtatattttggttcaatcTGAAAGACATTACTAtgggtggctgcctcacccagatgttcttccttcatgCAGCTTCTGTTATGCACTCAGCTGTCCTTGTGACAATGGCCTTTGATCGTTATCttgccatatgtaaccctctgagatatGACACCATCCTCATCAATGCACGAATAGCTAAGCTTGGGCTTGTAGGTTTGATAAGAGCTGTTCTATTTATTCTGCCCatgcccctgctcctgagcaggcagccattctgtgccaaccgcattatccccCACACGCACTGTGACCACATGGCTGTGGCAAAGATGTCATGTGGGGACATCACAGCCAACAGGACGTATGGCTTGGTAATAGCACTTGTAGTCATTGGGTTTGACCTGATGCTCATTGCCTTGTCCTATGGTCTAATCATCAGGGCcgtcctcagaatctcctccaagaaagcccaccagaaagccctcaacacctgcactgcccacatctgtgtgatACTGACATCTTATACTCCCTCGCTTTTCTCCTTTGTGACACATCGATTTGGTCAGGGCATCACTCCGCACATTCACATCATCTTGGCCAACCTCTATTTCCTCATCCCTCCCCtgctcaaccctatcatttatggggtcaaaaccaaagagcttcgtgacaGAGTGGGCAAATACACCTGCAAAATGTGA